Proteins encoded in a region of the Streptomyces sp. NBC_01298 genome:
- a CDS encoding response regulator transcription factor yields the protein MSAEGDQQRILVVDDEPAVREALRRSLAFEGYGTQTAVDGLDALDQADAYAPDLIILDIQMPRMDGLTAARRLRAAGSTTPVLMLTARDTVGDRVTGLDAGADDYLVKPFELDELFARVRALLRRSSYAAPAPGEGEPEDSLTFGDLRMDLATREVTRGGRPVELTRTEFTLLEMFLAHPRQVLTREQILKTVWGFDFEPSSNSLDVYVMYLRRKTEAGGEPRLVHTVRGVGYVLRAAGAGDHPGGPE from the coding sequence ATGAGCGCCGAAGGCGACCAGCAGCGCATCCTCGTCGTCGACGACGAACCGGCCGTACGCGAGGCCCTGCGCCGCAGCCTGGCCTTCGAGGGGTACGGCACGCAGACCGCCGTCGACGGGCTCGACGCCCTCGACCAGGCGGACGCGTACGCCCCCGACCTGATCATCCTGGACATCCAGATGCCGCGGATGGACGGGCTGACGGCCGCCCGCCGGCTGCGCGCCGCCGGCAGCACCACGCCGGTCCTGATGCTGACCGCCCGCGACACGGTCGGCGACCGCGTCACCGGCCTCGACGCGGGCGCCGACGACTACCTGGTCAAGCCGTTCGAGCTCGACGAGCTCTTCGCCCGCGTCCGCGCCCTGCTGCGCCGCAGCTCCTACGCCGCCCCCGCCCCCGGGGAGGGAGAGCCGGAGGACTCCCTCACCTTCGGCGACCTGCGCATGGACCTCGCCACCCGCGAGGTCACCCGCGGCGGCCGCCCGGTGGAGCTGACCCGTACCGAGTTCACCCTGCTGGAGATGTTCCTCGCACACCCGCGCCAGGTCCTGACCCGCGAGCAGATCCTCAAGACCGTATGGGGCTTCGACTTCGAGCCCAGCTCCAACTCCCTGGACGTGTACGTGATGTACCTGCGCCGCAAGACCGAGGCCGGGGGCGAGCCCCGCCTGGTCCACACCGTGCGCGGGGTGGGCTACGTACTGCGCGCGGCCGGGGCCGGAGACCACCCCGGCGGTCCGGAGTGA
- a CDS encoding sensor histidine kinase has protein sequence MSPAARFRGLPLRSRLALLVTVAVALAVAAVACVSWFMVRTQLNDQLNSSLRSTNARAQASQALSRYGCQDKVPGLFENNLSAQVQIVLPTAGRCMVDGKNTLPVSEYDLEVAKGARGAILYDGKTTDGTPVRIYTQPVELSAGPGLQNSLAAISVAKPLSDVTEPLSTLAWVLLFVSAVGVLGAGVAGLWVARTGLRPVDELTGAVEHIARTEDLTVRIPDEGDDEIARLSRSFNSMTAALASSQERQAQLIADAGHELRTPLTSLRTNIELLARSEETGRAIPPEDRKELLASVKAQMTELASLIGDLQELSRPDAATPGPLGVVALHDIVGTALSRARLRGPELEFDSDLAPWYVRGEAAALERAVVNVLDNAVKFSPPGSTVTVSLRAGELTVRDRGPGIPADDLPHVFERFWRSPSARALPGSGLGLSIVARTVQRAGGTAALRAPADGGPGTEAVLSIPGAPTPPPAQASVVPDQ, from the coding sequence GTGAGCCCGGCCGCCAGATTCCGCGGGCTGCCGCTGCGGTCCCGGCTCGCCCTGCTGGTCACGGTCGCGGTGGCACTGGCCGTGGCGGCGGTGGCCTGCGTGAGCTGGTTCATGGTCCGCACGCAGCTGAACGACCAGCTGAACAGTTCGCTGCGCTCAACCAACGCCCGGGCGCAGGCCAGTCAGGCGCTGAGCCGGTACGGCTGCCAGGACAAGGTGCCCGGCCTCTTCGAGAACAACCTGAGCGCGCAGGTGCAGATCGTGCTGCCCACGGCCGGCCGCTGCATGGTGGACGGCAAGAACACCCTCCCGGTCTCGGAGTACGACCTGGAGGTCGCCAAGGGGGCGCGCGGGGCGATCCTGTACGACGGGAAGACCACGGACGGCACCCCCGTCCGCATCTACACCCAGCCCGTGGAACTGTCCGCCGGGCCCGGACTGCAGAACTCCCTCGCCGCCATCTCGGTGGCCAAGCCCCTCTCGGACGTCACCGAACCCCTGTCCACCCTGGCCTGGGTGCTCCTGTTCGTCTCCGCCGTCGGCGTCCTCGGCGCCGGCGTGGCCGGTCTGTGGGTCGCCCGTACGGGCCTGCGCCCGGTGGACGAACTGACCGGCGCCGTCGAGCACATCGCCCGCACCGAGGACCTCACCGTCCGGATCCCCGACGAGGGCGACGACGAGATCGCCCGGCTGTCGCGGTCCTTCAACTCCATGACGGCCGCCCTCGCCTCCTCCCAGGAGCGCCAGGCCCAGCTGATCGCGGACGCCGGCCACGAGCTGCGCACCCCGCTCACCTCTCTGCGCACCAACATCGAACTGCTGGCGCGCAGCGAGGAGACCGGCCGGGCCATCCCGCCCGAGGACCGCAAGGAGCTGCTGGCCTCGGTGAAGGCGCAGATGACGGAACTGGCCTCGCTGATCGGCGACTTGCAGGAGCTGTCCCGCCCGGACGCGGCCACCCCCGGCCCGCTCGGCGTGGTGGCCCTGCACGACATCGTGGGGACGGCGCTGTCCCGGGCCCGACTGCGCGGTCCGGAGCTGGAGTTCGACTCGGACCTGGCGCCCTGGTACGTACGCGGCGAGGCGGCGGCCCTGGAGCGGGCGGTGGTCAACGTCCTGGACAACGCGGTGAAGTTCAGCCCGCCGGGCAGCACGGTCACCGTGTCGCTGCGCGCGGGCGAGCTGACCGTACGGGACCGCGGCCCCGGCATCCCGGCCGACGACCTCCCGCACGTCTTCGAGCGCTTCTGGCGCTCCCCGTCCGCCCGGGCCCTGCCCGGCAGCGGCCTCGGCCTGTCCATCGTGGCCCGTACGGTGCAGCGCGCGGGCGGTACGGCCGCCCTGCGCGCCCCGGCGGACGGCGGCCCGGGTACCGAGGCGGTGCTCAGCATCCCGGGCGCGCCGACTCCGCCGCCCGCGCAGGCGTCAGTTGTGCCGGATCAGTGA
- a CDS encoding S1C family serine protease: MTENLRREGEYPQENRPQQPAPWGEDWQRGRDRLAQDAAYPPPPAYPPAAPAPGWHEAHAAPVIQGETVPQGGGSGDGGWATWGEAAPAAPAPQSQGQGHARAKRPVALLAAVALAAAVVGGGTAAAVQQMLNKTNGTGTGVNGSTISQSSNGTVSGVAANVSPSVVRIDTRTGSGQGTGSGIVITADGEIVTNNHVIDGASQIQVTMSDGKKYSAKIVGTDPDKDLALIKLEGASGLKPASLGNSDNTKIGDEVVAIGSPDGLTGTVTSGIVSALDREVKVPKSEQQQSPQDGYPFSYGGQQFNGNTGTDTTSYKAIQTDASLNPGNSGGALVNMNGEIVGMPSAIYSPSSGSGSAGSVGLGFAIPVNTIKADLPSLRKGGPGGDGSNSGGNSDNNGNTANGFGTSF, translated from the coding sequence CGAGTACCCCCAGGAAAACCGCCCCCAGCAGCCCGCCCCCTGGGGCGAGGACTGGCAGCGCGGTCGTGACCGGCTCGCGCAGGACGCCGCGTACCCGCCGCCGCCCGCCTACCCCCCGGCGGCCCCCGCCCCCGGCTGGCACGAGGCCCACGCCGCCCCGGTCATCCAGGGCGAGACCGTCCCCCAAGGCGGCGGGAGCGGCGACGGCGGCTGGGCCACCTGGGGCGAGGCCGCCCCCGCGGCCCCCGCCCCGCAGAGCCAGGGCCAGGGCCACGCCCGGGCCAAGCGCCCGGTCGCCCTCCTCGCCGCCGTGGCCCTCGCGGCCGCCGTCGTCGGCGGCGGAACGGCCGCCGCCGTCCAGCAGATGCTGAACAAGACCAACGGCACCGGCACCGGCGTCAACGGCAGCACCATCTCCCAGTCGAGCAACGGCACCGTCTCCGGCGTCGCCGCGAACGTCAGCCCCTCCGTCGTCCGGATCGACACCCGCACCGGCTCCGGCCAGGGCACCGGCTCCGGCATCGTGATCACCGCCGACGGAGAGATCGTCACCAACAACCACGTGATCGACGGCGCGAGCCAGATCCAGGTGACGATGAGCGACGGCAAGAAGTACAGCGCGAAGATCGTCGGCACGGACCCGGACAAGGACCTCGCCCTCATCAAGCTGGAGGGCGCGAGCGGCCTCAAGCCCGCGAGCCTCGGCAACTCCGACAACACCAAGATCGGCGACGAGGTCGTCGCCATCGGCTCCCCCGACGGCCTCACCGGCACGGTCACCAGCGGCATCGTCTCCGCGCTCGACCGCGAGGTGAAGGTCCCGAAGTCGGAGCAGCAGCAGTCCCCCCAGGACGGCTACCCCTTCTCCTACGGCGGCCAGCAGTTCAACGGGAACACCGGCACGGACACCACCTCGTACAAGGCCATCCAGACGGACGCCTCCCTCAACCCGGGCAACTCCGGCGGCGCCCTGGTCAACATGAACGGCGAGATCGTGGGCATGCCCTCCGCGATCTACTCCCCCTCCAGCGGCAGCGGCTCCGCCGGCAGCGTCGGCCTCGGCTTCGCCATCCCCGTCAACACGATCAAGGCCGACCTCCCCTCGCTCCGCAAGGGCGGCCCCGGCGGCGACGGAAGCAACAGCGGCGGCAACAGCGACAACAACGGCAACACCGCGAACGGTTTCGGGACCTCCTTCTAG